In Edaphobacter paludis, a single window of DNA contains:
- a CDS encoding carboxypeptidase regulatory-like domain-containing protein: MKQVFGWLMTGVVASGLVAGLAGCKPHTPAQKSQTTASTNAAPAPVQSAVPLDPATLGDVSGTVHFSGKAPERIRIDMSQDPVCSMMGGDNFAEQYVVHDGKLANVYVYVKSGPPAAMSAPATTTAPVVLDQIGCKYVPHVIALMQGGSVEFRNSDGTMHNIHTIPTVAANKEIDVSQGPKGAPEVRSFPDPEVMMPVRCNNHPWMNAFINVSATPFFAVTDANGRFEIKGLPAGTYTLAVVHEKMGEQTMTVTVKPHATETANFTYSIKK; this comes from the coding sequence ATGAAGCAGGTGTTCGGTTGGTTGATGACTGGAGTAGTGGCGAGTGGGTTGGTGGCTGGGTTGGCTGGGTGCAAGCCACATACACCCGCTCAAAAGAGTCAGACAACTGCGAGCACAAATGCTGCACCTGCGCCTGTTCAAAGTGCCGTGCCGCTTGACCCTGCGACGCTGGGCGATGTGAGCGGAACCGTGCATTTCTCTGGAAAAGCTCCGGAGCGTATCCGCATTGATATGAGTCAGGACCCGGTGTGTTCGATGATGGGCGGCGATAACTTCGCCGAGCAGTATGTCGTGCACGATGGCAAGTTGGCGAACGTCTATGTCTATGTCAAAAGCGGGCCTCCTGCGGCCATGTCGGCTCCTGCCACCACAACGGCTCCTGTAGTGCTGGACCAGATTGGCTGTAAATATGTGCCGCATGTGATTGCCCTGATGCAGGGCGGTTCGGTGGAGTTCCGCAATTCAGACGGGACGATGCATAACATCCATACCATACCGACCGTGGCCGCCAACAAGGAGATCGATGTTTCGCAGGGGCCGAAGGGCGCGCCGGAGGTCAGGAGTTTTCCTGACCCTGAGGTCATGATGCCGGTGCGCTGCAATAACCATCCGTGGATGAACGCGTTTATCAATGTTTCGGCCACGCCGTTTTTCGCTGTAACCGATGCCAATGGGCGCTTTGAGATCAAGGGATTGCCCGCCGGGACTTACACCCTGGCGGTTGTGCACGAAAAGATGGGTGAGCAGACCATGACTGTGACGGTCAAACCCCATGCGACGGAGACGGCTAACTTTACTTACTCAATCAAGAAGTAG
- a CDS encoding isocitrate/isopropylmalate dehydrogenase family protein: protein MAKTHKITLIPGDGIGPEVSGAVVRVVEAAGAATGVAFEWHRHAAGADAFEKTGEYIPKALYDSIEENRVALKGPVTTPIGGGFASINVTLRQKFELFANFRPVKSLPGLKTNYPNIDLIIVRENMEDLYAGLEHIVVPGVVQALKIITEKGSTRIAKFAFDYARKHGRKKIHAIHKANIMKLSDGLFLQCCRTVAEGFPEITYAEHIVDNTCMQLVMNPYQYDILLTENLYGDILSDLCSAFVGGLGLVPGANLGTECAIFEAVHGSAPDIAGKDMANPTALMQSAVLMLHHIGESETANRVQTGLEQVYREGKTLTKDVGGTSGTKAFADAVLAAMEMPQAVLA from the coding sequence ATGGCGAAAACTCATAAGATTACTTTGATTCCGGGCGATGGTATTGGTCCGGAGGTTTCGGGTGCGGTAGTACGTGTTGTCGAGGCGGCGGGAGCTGCGACTGGCGTGGCCTTTGAATGGCATCGCCATGCGGCGGGAGCAGACGCATTCGAGAAGACAGGCGAGTACATCCCGAAGGCGCTGTACGACTCGATTGAAGAGAATCGTGTGGCGTTGAAAGGTCCAGTGACGACGCCGATTGGCGGCGGCTTTGCTTCGATCAACGTTACGCTGCGGCAGAAGTTCGAATTGTTTGCCAACTTCCGCCCGGTCAAGAGCCTGCCCGGATTGAAGACCAACTATCCGAATATCGACCTGATCATCGTGCGGGAGAATATGGAAGACCTGTACGCCGGGCTCGAGCATATCGTAGTGCCGGGAGTGGTGCAGGCGCTGAAGATCATTACGGAGAAGGGTTCGACGAGGATTGCGAAGTTTGCGTTCGATTACGCACGCAAGCATGGACGGAAGAAGATTCACGCCATCCATAAAGCGAACATCATGAAGCTTTCAGATGGCCTGTTTTTGCAATGTTGCCGAACGGTGGCCGAGGGCTTTCCGGAGATCACCTATGCGGAACATATCGTGGACAACACCTGCATGCAGTTGGTGATGAATCCGTATCAGTACGACATTCTGCTGACAGAGAATCTGTATGGCGACATTTTGAGCGACCTGTGCAGTGCATTTGTGGGTGGGTTGGGCTTGGTACCGGGGGCGAATCTTGGGACGGAATGCGCGATCTTTGAGGCGGTGCACGGCTCGGCTCCAGATATTGCAGGAAAAGACATGGCGAATCCGACGGCGTTGATGCAAAGCGCGGTGTTGATGCTGCACCACATTGGTGAGAGCGAGACGGCCAACCGCGTACAAACCGGGCTGGAGCAGGTGTATCGCGAAGGCAAGACTCTAACGAAAGATGTTGGGGGCACCAGCGGAACGAAGGCGTTTGCGGACGCAGTGTTGGCGGCGATGGAGATGCCACAAGCAGTATTGGCATAA
- the nrdR gene encoding transcriptional regulator NrdR, whose protein sequence is MKCPYCGFAQDRVVDSRESKDADSIRRRRECEGCHKRFTTYERIDEIPYMVVKKDGRREKFDRQKVLSGLLHACEKRPVSALKLEQIVDETEAYVVDSPERERSTSEVGEQIMQRLKDIDTVAYIRFASVYRDFKDVREFKAELEELLNGKDQKKRR, encoded by the coding sequence ATGAAGTGCCCCTACTGTGGTTTTGCCCAGGATCGAGTCGTTGATTCACGAGAGAGTAAGGATGCGGATTCTATCCGCCGCCGACGCGAGTGTGAAGGCTGCCACAAGCGGTTTACAACCTACGAGCGGATCGATGAAATCCCCTACATGGTGGTGAAGAAAGATGGCCGCCGCGAGAAATTCGATCGCCAAAAAGTGTTGAGCGGTCTTCTTCATGCCTGCGAGAAGCGCCCGGTCTCCGCCCTAAAACTTGAGCAGATTGTGGATGAGACGGAGGCCTATGTGGTGGACTCGCCGGAGCGCGAGCGCTCGACCAGCGAGGTAGGCGAACAGATCATGCAGCGTCTGAAAGACATCGACACGGTCGCTTATATCCGGTTTGCGAGTGTGTATCGGGACTTCAAAGATGTGCGCGAGTTCAAGGCTGAGTTGGAAGAGCTGTTGAACGGTAAAGACCAGAAGAAACGGCGATAG
- a CDS encoding lysylphosphatidylglycerol synthase transmembrane domain-containing protein has translation MKKRSGIVWIAIVVVLAVIVVVFRNKVHFDWPMFWHQLRHVSAIHIWAGIALIYGTYWLRSVRWAVFLSPTKKVPAHALLGSQFIGFTAVALFGRLADLTRPYLVSRRVALPLSSQVAVYTIERMFDLGAAAVIFSSALAFTPKDLPHHEVFVRAGVLSLGLTVVIAVFAITVRVAGAMVAGFARATLGRLSKPVGESIATKILGFRDGLNALSSMRDFGVAALLSLAMWAMIGTAYMQTAHAFVQTPELASLTFSRTMLLMAASIGGSLLQLPIIGWFTQIAVTAAAMHAFYGAPIEAATACGAMLLVVTFLCIIPTGLVYSRVEHVNLKKIASESEAAGQEPEILETNVDHG, from the coding sequence ATGAAAAAGCGTAGTGGAATAGTGTGGATTGCGATCGTTGTTGTGCTTGCAGTGATCGTTGTTGTGTTCCGTAATAAAGTGCACTTTGACTGGCCAATGTTCTGGCATCAGTTGCGGCATGTAAGCGCGATCCACATCTGGGCGGGCATCGCGCTCATCTATGGCACCTACTGGCTGCGCTCGGTGCGGTGGGCTGTGTTTCTATCGCCGACAAAAAAAGTGCCTGCCCATGCTCTGCTGGGGTCGCAGTTTATCGGTTTTACGGCGGTGGCGCTGTTTGGCCGGCTCGCCGATCTCACCCGGCCATACCTGGTGTCGAGGCGTGTGGCGTTGCCGCTGAGTTCACAGGTCGCGGTGTATACGATTGAGCGAATGTTCGACCTTGGGGCGGCTGCAGTTATCTTTTCGAGCGCGCTGGCATTTACTCCGAAAGATCTTCCGCATCACGAAGTCTTCGTGCGCGCTGGTGTGCTGAGTCTGGGGCTGACGGTTGTGATCGCTGTTTTTGCAATCACCGTGCGGGTAGCGGGCGCAATGGTGGCTGGTTTCGCGCGAGCCACGTTGGGACGGCTCTCAAAGCCAGTGGGCGAAAGCATTGCAACCAAGATCCTCGGGTTCCGTGACGGCCTGAATGCGTTGTCGTCGATGCGTGATTTCGGCGTTGCGGCGCTCCTTTCGCTGGCGATGTGGGCAATGATTGGCACGGCGTATATGCAGACGGCACATGCGTTTGTTCAGACACCTGAGCTTGCCAGCCTTACGTTTTCGCGAACTATGCTGTTGATGGCCGCCAGCATTGGCGGGTCGCTGCTGCAGCTTCCGATTATCGGTTGGTTTACGCAGATTGCCGTAACCGCAGCGGCGATGCATGCTTTTTATGGCGCTCCGATCGAGGCTGCTACGGCTTGTGGAGCGATGCTGCTGGTGGTGACGTTCCTCTGCATCATCCCGACTGGGCTTGTGTATTCGCGAGTGGAGCATGTGAACCTGAAAAAGATCGCGAGCGAGAGTGAAGCTGCCGGGCAAGAGCCAGAAATACTGGAGACCAACGTCGACCACGGATAG
- a CDS encoding lytic transglycosylase domain-containing protein, translated as MMRLKRMQPRLMMLAVVGMVCPLAHAAEHVTLRNGFELNCVRQEAVGNKIRLYLPQQNPAVDSASTDTSYLEVAADAIVRVETVADLPQPLAKTKTPASTPGDATPTQAEMHEMLAHAGAMHHVDTDLLASVMKAESGGHVRAVSRTGARGLMQLMPATASEMGVQDAFRPDQNIAGGTAYLDELLTRYRDNIALALAAYNAGPGAVDRYHGVPPYRETREYVAQVIREFNRRKQMTLVARAQ; from the coding sequence ATGATGCGGCTAAAGAGGATGCAGCCTCGGTTGATGATGCTGGCGGTAGTGGGGATGGTATGCCCGCTGGCGCATGCGGCTGAGCATGTAACCCTGCGAAATGGATTTGAGCTGAATTGTGTGCGCCAGGAAGCGGTTGGCAATAAGATCCGGCTTTATCTTCCTCAGCAAAATCCGGCAGTGGATTCCGCCAGCACAGACACGAGTTATCTTGAGGTTGCCGCAGATGCGATTGTCCGCGTTGAGACGGTTGCTGACCTACCGCAACCATTAGCTAAGACGAAGACTCCGGCATCTACGCCCGGCGATGCCACACCAACCCAAGCGGAGATGCACGAGATGCTGGCCCATGCTGGAGCCATGCATCACGTTGACACGGATCTTCTGGCAAGCGTGATGAAGGCCGAGAGCGGCGGGCATGTACGGGCTGTCTCGCGGACAGGAGCGCGAGGCCTGATGCAGTTAATGCCAGCGACGGCCAGCGAGATGGGTGTACAGGATGCGTTCCGTCCAGACCAGAACATTGCTGGCGGGACGGCATATTTAGATGAGCTTTTGACCCGGTATCGCGACAATATCGCGCTGGCGCTGGCGGCGTATAACGCTGGGCCGGGGGCGGTCGACCGATACCACGGAGTGCCACCGTACCGTGAGACGAGGGAGTACGTGGCACAAGTGATTCGCGAGTTCAACCGGCGCAAACAGATGACCCTTGTGGCACGGGCTCAGTAG
- a CDS encoding HAD-IIB family hydrolase encodes MQNDSQRSHPVRMIAIDMDGTLLGTDGHVSARNLAALQAAEGAGVEIVVATGRRHSYAMRQLRGLGLRDENVLISSNGTVTRTIGAALLERNQMQIETSRWLCGHIDEFRNALVITFDTVGTDGEDARGSLVVEHLEELNGSIGKWMAANEPYIAQVAPIERSLEGEAPIQMMLCGTIERMRRAEARLLEHPGVSAVGVNPQEHTASEVALHRTEYPERDLSIVDILPAGCSKGAALLRLATKRGVRATEILAIGDNWNDVSMLEMAGHKVLMGNAPDDLKQTAVERGWFVGRRHDEDGVAEAIEAVLAETLSRTT; translated from the coding sequence ATGCAAAACGACAGTCAAAGATCCCACCCCGTCCGCATGATTGCGATTGATATGGACGGCACACTGCTGGGCACAGATGGCCATGTGAGCGCCCGTAATCTGGCCGCACTGCAAGCAGCGGAGGGTGCTGGCGTAGAGATTGTGGTGGCCACGGGCCGGAGGCACTCCTATGCGATGCGGCAACTGCGAGGGCTGGGACTGAGGGACGAAAATGTGCTGATCAGCTCAAACGGCACCGTCACACGCACTATAGGCGCCGCGTTATTGGAAAGAAACCAGATGCAGATAGAGACGTCACGTTGGCTGTGCGGCCATATTGATGAGTTTCGTAATGCATTGGTGATCACGTTCGACACGGTGGGAACAGATGGAGAAGACGCACGGGGCTCTCTCGTGGTCGAACATTTAGAGGAGTTGAACGGGAGCATCGGTAAGTGGATGGCTGCCAATGAACCCTACATCGCCCAGGTGGCACCGATCGAGCGATCGCTGGAGGGCGAGGCACCCATCCAGATGATGCTGTGCGGGACGATCGAGCGGATGCGGCGAGCGGAAGCACGGTTGCTGGAGCATCCGGGTGTGTCAGCAGTGGGCGTGAATCCGCAGGAGCATACGGCCAGCGAGGTCGCACTGCACCGGACGGAGTATCCGGAGCGAGACTTAAGTATTGTGGACATACTGCCAGCAGGATGCAGCAAAGGGGCGGCGCTGCTGCGGCTGGCTACAAAGCGTGGGGTGAGAGCAACGGAGATTCTGGCAATCGGAGACAACTGGAACGATGTTTCGATGCTTGAGATGGCTGGGCATAAGGTGCTGATGGGCAACGCTCCTGATGATTTGAAGCAGACCGCGGTGGAACGGGGATGGTTTGTGGGCCGACGACACGATGAGGATGGAGTGGCCGAAGCGATTGAGGCGGTATTGGCTGAGACCTTGTCACGCACAACCTAG